AGGTGGAAGCGGCACTTGAAGGACCCGGCGTGGGTGGCCGGCGCACAGACGCACTTGGAAACGGGCCCGTGGCCCGTGCCGGACGGCGCCGACGCTGACCCGGGCCACCTCCTcagcgtattcttggagctgtggctgaccaatttacatgaaattaattccctcagttttggtggcaaatataatacacataatccatattgttatgcactagtgtgtgtgtgtgaaatagatggattatggtcccgtatccAATaaaatggatatgtgtgtgtgttagagagggagagggagagggggagagagagtgaggaagagggagggagagtgtgtgtgtgtaaggatttgatggtaaaaaaggtcaccAATGTcatttgatatgtatgagaatattaatattgaactcttaaagttaatgtggcactgttgcaacgcacgggcgttcttctagtagtagtagtatactaGTATTTTGCACCGAGGCAGATTTTGGATGACATTTCATATCCCAGTCATGTGCGACAAAAAGTTAGACAACGGCTCAGCTTATTCCGGCGGCGCGTCATGCCGAGGAGGGCAACAGAGGAGGAGCGCACGCCCAACTtcctactccctccggtcctttttagttcgtatataaaatttgactgaagtcaagcctcataaagtttgatcaactttatagaaaaaagtaccaacatttacaatctgaaatcaataccaataaatgtgtcatgacttaaagtttcatattgtataactttagcatggcagatgttgatattGGACTAAACTTTAGTCACATCTCTTGCCTTGCATGAATGGACTATATGGACCTATATGATTTATTAGGAATTCTGAAATAATGATTGGGCTGGCTTGAAATAGATCACCTGGCCTCTAGGCACGCCCAAATCAAAAGGAGCAACATTGCAACAACATGTCCCTAAGCGCAATACCTGAGCATCAAGAACAAGATGGGGCTGCTCAACCCAAATAGAAAAGAATCAGCCTACGCCTATGATGTTTTGCAATCCGTTGGCCCCAGCACGAGCCCAAAGAAGAGCCTCCTGGCGGATGGTCTTGAACATGCTGGTGATGGAATGGCGTAGCCCGTCGAAGACGCAGCTGTTCCCATGCTTTCAAAGCTCCCAAGATGTGAGCATAACAAGAATGTTGAAGCCTTTGCGAGCGCTCGCAGGAAGCAGGTCACGGGATTGTTCCCACCAACGGGTAAAATCCGCATCAAGGCGCGGCAGGAGGATGTGCAGCTGACACCAGGAGAGGACCTCGAACCAGATTTGTCTGGAGAAGGTGCAGCGGGCCAGGATGTGTTGGATGCACTCGAACTCTTGGTCACAAAGCAGGCAAGAATCATCGTGCGGGAGGTTGTGACGCGCAAGCCTGGCCGCCGTCCAGCAGCGGTCAAGGACAGCGAGCCAGAGGAACACCTTCATCCGGAGAGGTGCCCAAGATTTTCATATGAGGCGCCAATGGGGGTCACGGATGGAGCCAGCAAACATCTGCTCGTAGCAGGACTTGGCCAAGTAGTGGCCAGAGTCGGTCCAGTGCCAACGGATCGCGTCTGGGGAGACTGAAAGGTGAACGAGCTGCACCTGACGTCAGAGCTCGACATATTGAAGAAGCGCCAAAGGACCAAGGGCGCCCTTGATGCCTTGTACCCACGCCCGCTGGTGCATGCCGTCGTGCACCAGGCGGTTTTTGCGACGACGGCGAGGGACCAGATCAAAGACCAGGGCGATCTCCGCCACCGTCCTACCGTTGATCCAGTGGTCCGTCTAGAATTTGCACGACAGGCCATTACTGATGGCCTAAGTTGTGGACGCGTGAAACATCGCGGCAGCCTCGGGGTCAGAGGGGAGATGGAGGTGTTGCCATGGCCTCGCAGCGTCCGCGCGCTGGAGCCAGAGCCAACAGACGCTGAGCGCAATCCCAGCCCTGTGCAGATCACGGACGCCCAGACCGCCGAAAGAAAGCGGCCGGCACACTCTGCCAAGCAAACAGGACAATGGCCACCACGGGCGCCTTTGCGCCGTTTATCCGTGTACATCCCTAAGTGTAATGTTCGGAACTCTGTTTGTTTTTACCTATTGATGAATGATATGTAAGCTTTGCGTTTACGCGAAAAAAACATGTccctcaaaaaagaagaaaaatgagcGACAACATGCAAATCTTTTTTTTTTAAGAATAACAACATGCAAATCTTATTCCTCCGTCGGTTGCATCGTGGATACAGGCTCGTCAGTCACGGTTCCACGGAAGCATCCTGTGGAGATGGCCACTGCTCCCGCTAGCCCTCCTCTCCATCTCGAGGAACTGGCCGAGCgacggcgccgcgccgccgccgttcTCCAGGTGGCTCCGGAggcagagcgagagcagcagcgcccgCAGCCTGCCGCTCCTGCTCGCCCTCTCGCCCCGGCGCCTGCTGCGCCGGCTCTCCATAGCGTCCACCAGGCCGATCAGGGCCGCCAGcgtgatgccgccgccgccgccgccagcgcgcGGCAAAGACCACGCCGACTGCAGCATACAAAGTATAAGCAGGAACATCAAATCAAGCTGACCTACACTGACACTGTTATATTGCAGACAGATAGTAGGAGGAGTTGATCGATTCTGACCTCTGTGTCCAGATCAGACGAAGCGACGGACGAGACGCAGTGGGACGGGGTGAATgccgcggtggaggaggaggagccgacgctCCTGACCGCCCCGGCTCCCGGATTCAGGGTGCCCAGGCCCAGTCCAAGAGGCCAGCCGTCCTGCCATACCTCCCAGTCAAGAATCATAAATTTGTCACTATCTTTGGATGGTTAGTGCAAAGTGTAAGGAAAACAGGGAACTGTAAGTAGGACAGGCTTAGGCAGGCGCACCTCATGGGCCATGAGCTGATGAGCAGAGCAGAGCTCTCCGTATCAAGAGCAGGAGAGATCAGATCACCAGTAACAGTAAGGAGGCGAGCAGAGATGTGGTTAAGGTTATATGGTATGGACAAAGGCAATGGTGGTAACACGTGAAAAAGCTAAACGATGGTCAGTAGAAAAGTTATTTGACTGGCCTCGAGGCAGATAAGGTATTCCAATGCTGCTGCGAGAGAGGTCTCGTCTGCAATCCAACGGCATGGGCGCAGCGCATTGCCATGCCAGTCTTTGCAGCGGTCAAGAGGAAGGGCGACTGTGGCAGAGGGTACATAGGATAATCCAGGAACGCCTAGAAAGACGGTAAGAATCATTGACGGTGTCAGCGGACCAAAAAGAGCGCCCGAAACCATGGCATTGGGAGCGGGCGTGTCAGCTGCATCATGGATCGAACTGCACGATGAACAAACAGTCTGAAAACATTATGTTgtagtgttagactgtatttacatgtgtatattgtagcgttgtataccacctcattatatatatatatatgtgataggccacctctagagggttgtgccggttcccccaaagcctattgtcttacatggtatcacactAGGTTACGTCCgtttccgcctaaaaaccctaaaccgccgccgccaccgccgccgccgccgcgtccgccgccgccgtcgcccgactgctatgacgtccgccgctgcgtccggctccaccgccaccggttttctgccggcctccctcacGGCACTTCTCTTGAGGCCgatggatgccgcctcccttcaggcgccgatcgggacacggagcgtcggctccctcttcgcgctcccgccggctgctacttcgcccgggcaggcgcttgtggctcacaccaccgccgccccgtcaaccgcggctgtcgcgccctcggccactgcgccgctggtggcggaggacgtcgcgctggcaggcttcgcggcgtcaaccgcggccatcgcgccctctgtcaccgcgccggctgcccctccgactgtctccacggtgttctcacctcagccagtctcctcgatgggatcgcagccgccgccgccgtttcacttcggccatctcatcaccatcaagttgtcgtcggacaattacatcttctggcgcgcgcaggttcttccgcttcttgggagtcactacctgcttggctatgtcgacgactctctcccttgccctcctgcgctggttgacagcgtgcatggtccggtctataatccggctcaccgtgtctggacagggcaggatcaggcgaacctctcctccatccaggggtcgctctctccggccgttgctgggcttgttgtcttcgccaagacgtcccacgaggcatggactattcttgagcgctcgtttgcggcacagtcgcaggctcgtgtatctgggctccgtcgccaacttggggagtgtcagaagcttgactccaccgccactgagttctacaacaaagtcaagagtctcgccgacacgctggcctccattggacagcccctcaccgactccgagttcaactcgtttattgtcaatggtcttgatgaggagtatgacgccctagtcgagatcatcaatgagaggggcaactccacgcccatgccagcacacgaggtcttttcacgcctcttgcttactgagcaacgagtcgagacgcgccgatccagggacaacggcgccctctcggcaaacgccgccaccaagggtggtcgctcctctgcttcatccagggctccttcggggcagtcaccaccacccgcctcggcccctcctcctaccgcgacgctaccaggggctggcggtccccgtgtgtgccagctttgtggtcgcgatgggcactgggcctcgaagtgtcacaagcgcttccagcggggttttcttggtcttggcaatgacgggaaggatacacgcaactttgctcgccaggtcgccatggctgatcgtccaccgccgcagaagccacagggacacactcagtcctactccattgatccccactggtacatggactctggggcgacagagcacctgaccagtgagatggggaagcttcacactcgtgaaccctaccatggctccggcaagatccacaccgccaatggagcaggtatgcacatctctcatattggtcaagcatcacttctcactagacatgccaataggagtcttcaacttcgcaaggttcttcgagttccatctgtgacacgtaatcttctttcagttcctaaactcactcgtgataataatgtgctttgtgaatttcatccttttgatctttttattaaggatcggggcacgagggacattcttcttagtgggcggctctgccaaggtctctatcgtctggagcatcctggcgtcgctcgcgtctttagtggagttcgggtatctccgtcacagtggcatgctcgtcttggtcacccggccacacctattgtccggcatgttttgcgtcgtcatgagcttcctagtgtgtctagtaataaagatgtagcagtgtgtgatgcttgtcagcaggggaagagtcatcaacttcctttttcagagtccagtcgtgaggtgaaacatcctttagaacttgtgttttcagatgtatggggtcctgctcagacttctgttagtggtcataattattatatcagttttgttgatgcttacagccgctttacctggctttatcttatcaaacgtaaatctgatgtgtttgacatttttgttcagttccaaaaacatgttgaacgccttctcaagcacaaaattgttcatgttcagtcggactggggtggcgagtatcgcaacctcaactccttctttcagtcgcttgggatcactcactgtttagcatgtccacatacacatcagcagaatggttcagtagaacgtaagcatcgtcacattgttgaagctggtctgactcttttggcccatgcatctgttccgtttcgtttttggagtgatgctttcaccactgcatgttttctcatcaatcgtactcccactcgtgttttgaatatgaagactcccattgaagttctccttaatgaacaaccggactacacctttctcaaggtgtttgggtgtgcttgctggccccatctccgtccatataacaagcgtaagctcgagtttcgttccaagaagtgtgtttttcttggttatagctctcttcataaaggatacaaatgtcttcatgttcccactaatcgtgtctacatctctcgggatgttgtgtttgatgagcatgtttttccctttgccaaactccctgtgtccactaccgagccacctgtcatgcattcatcctctgttgcttctgaccaatttgatgatgttgcatattctcctctattgttgcttaaccatggtgcaggcactggtcgtggggctcgtttggagattctggaagcgccatcttcctcttcgtcgccatcgccttcatcctcggcaccttctgttgtgcatgaggagcacatggcgcccctgcatggcctcggtttccgtgctcatgcacggccgatcgacgtcctggcccggtcgcctctggcttctgggctgccttcgccatcgtcgcgccctgcaaccccgccgactgggccggcctcctcggtccccgtctcgcccagggcatcggagcagtcatcaccaggcctggcctcgcccgcccctgcctcgcccagggtgtctgggcccttctcaccagggccggcctcgcctgctctcgcctcgccaaggccgtctgggccggtgtcaccggagctggcctcgcccaccctcggttcgcccatggcctctg
The Triticum dicoccoides isolate Atlit2015 ecotype Zavitan chromosome 3A, WEW_v2.0, whole genome shotgun sequence genome window above contains:
- the LOC119272288 gene encoding uncharacterized protein LOC119272288 isoform X3 gives rise to the protein MAHEDGWPLGLGLGTLNPGAGAVRSVGSSSSTAAFTPSHCVSSVASSDLDTESAWSLPRAGGGGGGITLAALIGLVDAMESRRSRRRGERASRSGRLRALLLSLCLRSHLENGGGAAPSLGQFLEMERRASGSSGHLHRMLPWNRD
- the LOC119272288 gene encoding uncharacterized protein LOC119272288 isoform X2, which gives rise to MAHEVWQDGWPLGLGLGTLNPGAGAVRSVGSSSSTAAFTPSHCVSSVASSDLDTESAWSLPRAGGGGGGITLAALIGLVDAMESRRSRRRGERASRSGRLRALLLSLCLRSHLENGGGAAPSLGQFLEMERRASGSSGHLHRMLPWNRD
- the LOC119272288 gene encoding uncharacterized protein LOC119272288 isoform X1; this translates as MILDWEVWQDGWPLGLGLGTLNPGAGAVRSVGSSSSTAAFTPSHCVSSVASSDLDTESAWSLPRAGGGGGGITLAALIGLVDAMESRRSRRRGERASRSGRLRALLLSLCLRSHLENGGGAAPSLGQFLEMERRASGSSGHLHRMLPWNRD